One window of Candidatus Obscuribacterales bacterium genomic DNA carries:
- the modA gene encoding molybdate ABC transporter substrate-binding protein, producing the protein MQTKRLSALSLLTVILGLTTAGCVQAENPSIPASRTDTTPQDTVELTISVAASVQDAMQDIQAAYQTEAPNVAITYNFGSSGSLAQQISQGAPADIFLSASDQWMDDLEEQNMILPGSRQDLLLNTLVLIVRADQTGVSSFEDLATDQVSKLAIGEPDSVPAGGYAKETLISLNMFDALQPKLVFGKDVRQVLSYVATGNVDAGLVYATDARLFDQVEVVSTASADMHSPILYPVGVVATSDHGEAAQAFVDFLSSDTAVAIFEDYGFTMAE; encoded by the coding sequence ATGCAGACCAAACGCCTTTCAGCTCTGTCGCTGCTGACCGTCATCCTTGGCTTGACGACAGCAGGCTGCGTTCAAGCTGAGAATCCGTCCATCCCCGCATCAAGGACAGATACTACACCTCAAGACACCGTTGAACTCACGATCTCGGTGGCGGCTAGCGTGCAAGATGCCATGCAGGACATCCAAGCGGCTTATCAAACCGAAGCTCCCAACGTGGCCATCACCTATAACTTTGGATCCTCCGGCTCCCTAGCTCAGCAGATTAGCCAAGGCGCACCGGCCGATATCTTTTTATCCGCCTCAGATCAATGGATGGACGACCTAGAAGAGCAAAACATGATTCTCCCCGGCTCACGCCAAGATCTACTGCTCAATACTCTGGTGTTGATCGTGCGGGCAGATCAAACGGGCGTGAGCAGCTTTGAGGATCTAGCCACCGATCAAGTCAGCAAGCTAGCCATAGGTGAGCCAGACAGCGTGCCCGCTGGGGGCTATGCCAAAGAAACGCTGATCAGCCTCAATATGTTTGATGCCCTACAACCCAAGCTGGTCTTTGGGAAAGACGTGCGGCAGGTACTGTCTTACGTTGCCACGGGCAATGTCGATGCAGGGTTGGTCTATGCCACCGATGCCAGGCTTTTTGACCAAGTTGAGGTGGTCAGTACAGCATCAGCAGACATGCACTCACCGATCCTGTATCCGGTCGGCGTGGTTGCCACCAGCGACCATGGGGAAGCCGCTCAAGCGTTTGTCGATTTTCTCTCCAGCGACACAGCCGTGGCCATCTTTGAAGACTACGGATTCACTATGGCAGAGTAG